One Penaeus vannamei isolate JL-2024 chromosome 27, ASM4276789v1, whole genome shotgun sequence genomic window carries:
- the LOC113799927 gene encoding uncharacterized protein, with protein MFKIVWLNSHDTLHKISSRLRIAPCSVVSLSDKRQTAEEGRVLWLSSDSQGENKLSICLRRQHSSSLNYKSVEVFATPAQGERIFTMPRLSLWPNKCRACRGQPTPPPCYQCTFNLQTPPPKYKSLPSHVRDNAHWDRSPSREESAPSFYLSESDVLDEEQEQEIVTRRSFSEFELPRGLSTLAATQQGDLSVQMLAQSLRHIALAFVPADATATQHEAPTPPRRSRHRSSPAFSTSSRHDLLSRRSSGPLVPPHLDRPERPPWATSTTSTSQSSRSSSPGPQNLLSALTSRFSAGSDLYELLNAPVGEPLSPRCSPLPCQLLIPE; from the exons ATGTTTAAGATCGTCTGGCTCAACTCCCACGATACTTTACACAAGATCAGCTCCAGATTAAGAATTGCACCATGCTCTGTTGTATCGCTGTCTGACAAGAGACAGACTGCAG aggaaggaagagtacTTTGG TTAAGCAGCGACTCCCAAGGTGAAAACAAGCTCAGCATTTGTCTCCGAAGGCAACACAGTTCGTCACTGAATTACAAGTCCGTTGAAGTTTTTGCGACTCCTGCCCAGGGAGAAAGAATCTTCACGATGCCCAGGCTATCGCTGTGGCCCAACAAGTGCCGGGCGTGCAGGGGCCAGCCCACGCCCCCGCCGTGCTACCAGTGCACCTTCAACCTCCAGACGCCGCCCCCGAAGTACAAGTCGCTCCCTAGCCACGTCCGGGACAACGCGCACTGGGATCGGAGTCCTTCCCGGGAGGAAAGCGCGCCGTCCTTCTATCTCAGCGAGTCCGACGTCCTGgacgaggagcaggagcaggagatcGTCACCCGACGAAGCTTTTCTGAGTTCGAGTTGCCCCGCGGCTTGAGCACGCTCGCCGCCACGCAGCAGGGCGACCTTTCCGTCCAGATGCTGGCGCAGTCCCTCAGGCATATTGCCCTCGCCTTCGTGCCCGCCGATGCCACGGCGACGCAGCATGAGGCCCCGACGCCCCCGAGGAGGTCGAGGCACCGGAGTTCGCCAGCCTTCTCCACCTCGAGCAGACACGACCTCCTAAGCAGACGCAGCTCAGGACCTCTCGTTCCGCCACATTTG GACCGCCCCGAGAGACCTCCCTGGGCCACCAGTACGACCAGCACCTCCCAGTCCTCTCGCTCGTCCTCGCCAGGTCCTCAGAACCTCCTCTCGGCGCTCACCAGCAGGTTCTCAGCGGGTTCCGATCTCTACGAACTCCTCAACGCTCCTGTGGGAGAGCCGCTGTCACCGCGGTGCTCGCCTCTGCCGTGTCAGCTCCTTATACCAGAGTGA